The following nucleotide sequence is from Andreesenia angusta.
GCCGCTAGATCATTCGAATTCCGACCGAAGTTTTCCTTCGAGTTCTCTCGCTCGACTTGCATGTGTTAAGCACGCCGCCAGCGTTCATCCTGAGCCAGGATCAAACTCTCATTTAAAAAGTTTATCTTGGTCAGTCTTGCTGACTGTTTTTTCAGTTTTTTTGGATGTCTGATCATCCGTTAATTTGATCTCCCTTGCGGGCGATCTTAAGGAATTAACTTGCTTTTTACTGTTCAACTTTCAAAGTTCATTGTCGCCAGCACTTGTTCCCCGCTGACTACTTTATCTACTATATCATAACCAGTTCGTGGTGTCAATAGCTTTTTTAAATCTTTTTAACGTTTCTTTAATGCTGTCTTAGCTCTGCTTGTTTCTCTTTCGCATCTTTCAGAGACAACTTGCTTATCTTAACACTATATCTCATGCATGTCAATAGTTTAAATTGACTTTTTAAGAAAGCGAACAAACAATGAGTTTGTTCGCTTTTCTTTTAACCACTATGAGTTTGTCTTTTCCAGTTCCCTTTTGAACTTCTCTATTATCTTCTTTTCCATTCTAGAGACAGTCATCTGGGATATGCCCAAGTCGTTTGCTATCTCTATCTGAGTTTTCTTGTTGAAATACCTGTCACTTATTATCTGCTTCTCTATTCTGTTGAGCTTCTCTATAGTCTTAGACAGGAAGTCATTGTTCTCTATCTTCAAGAACTGCTTGTCCTCTTCTCCTATTAGATCAGAAAGCGATATCTCCTTGTCATCTCCATCCGATTCGTACGAAATATCTAGCGATTGAGGCGTGTATACCTTGCTCGCTTCCATAACCTCCAGCACTTCTTCCGGTGTGGAGTTCAAGTATTCAGCCAACTCATATACATTTGGAGCTCTTTGAAGCTCCTGGCTCAAAGTCGTTTTTGCCAGATTAACTTTTTGAGAGAGCTCTTGAATCCTTCTAGGAACCCTGATAGCCCAGCCTTTGTCCCTGAAGTACTTCTTTATCTCTCCTATTATAGTAGGTGTCGCAAAGCTTGAAAATTCGTAGCCCTTATCTATATCAAACCTGTCAACTGCATATATAAGGCCTATACAAGCCACTTGATATATGTCATCGTAGTCGATTCCCTTGTTAGCATACTTTTTAGATAGAATCTCCGCTATATACATATATCTCGATATGAGCTCTTCTCTGACATCAATGTTTTTCGTCTCTGCATATTTTCTAAAAAGCTCTTTACTGTCTTTCTTGATTTTAAGCTTTTCTTTTGCTTCGTTTGATGTAGAATTGCCCATATTACTCATCCTTTTTCGACTTTGTCATTTTTATTTCCATTTCGCCTTCTTCTGACTTTGAAATATCTACATCATCCATCAGCGACTGTATTATCATTATTCCAAGCCCATCTTCTAGAAGTGACGCCAGTTCCATAGCATCTTCGTCTATTTCTTCAGTCTCTTCTCGTTCTGATCTAACCTTGCTTTTTATTTCTATATCTAAACTATCCTCTGAAACTACATACTCTATCTTGAATTCGCTTTCCTCTTTGGGATTCAGACTCTCTATTATACTTGTGCAGGCTTCTCCTACAGATACCTTTACGTCGTCTATATCATCTATATTGAACCCCATCTTAGCCGCAATTGAAGACGCTGTGAGTCTTATGAGGCTTAAGTATTCACCTCTAGCCGGTATTTTAAGTTTTATGACATCCTTTACGCTCTCCATTGTCATTACCCCTCTATCTTGAACACTTTGTCTAAGCTAGTCAGGGAGAACAGTTTCTTTATGCTTGGCTTTAAATTTATTACTTTTATCTCTTTTTCTAGTTCTTGCGATTTTTTAAGCGCACTTATTAGCACCCCTAGTCCAGTGCTATCTATATAGTCCAAGTTTTCTCCGTCTACA
It contains:
- a CDS encoding STAS domain-containing protein, encoding MALDVIKNFDEDTRAYYIQPIGEIDIHTSNQFKGILIDAIEEKKSDLVVDGENLDYIDSTGLGVLISALKKSQELEKEIKVINLKPSIKKLFSLTSLDKVFKIEG
- a CDS encoding SigB/SigF/SigG family RNA polymerase sigma factor, giving the protein MGNSTSNEAKEKLKIKKDSKELFRKYAETKNIDVREELISRYMYIAEILSKKYANKGIDYDDIYQVACIGLIYAVDRFDIDKGYEFSSFATPTIIGEIKKYFRDKGWAIRVPRRIQELSQKVNLAKTTLSQELQRAPNVYELAEYLNSTPEEVLEVMEASKVYTPQSLDISYESDGDDKEISLSDLIGEEDKQFLKIENNDFLSKTIEKLNRIEKQIISDRYFNKKTQIEIANDLGISQMTVSRMEKKIIEKFKRELEKTNS
- a CDS encoding ATP-binding protein gives rise to the protein MESVKDVIKLKIPARGEYLSLIRLTASSIAAKMGFNIDDIDDVKVSVGEACTSIIESLNPKEESEFKIEYVVSEDSLDIEIKSKVRSEREETEEIDEDAMELASLLEDGLGIMIIQSLMDDVDISKSEEGEMEIKMTKSKKDE